The Arachis hypogaea cultivar Tifrunner chromosome 19, arahy.Tifrunner.gnm2.J5K5, whole genome shotgun sequence genome has a window encoding:
- the LOC112749459 gene encoding epi-neemfruitin B 7-O-acetyltransferse L7AT codes for MEIKITCRESIKPSLPTLEEHKKHKLCLFDVYQLNTYFPLILFYHKGSSDILTQLKKSLSEALTIFYPLAGRKSSDDPFSINCNDEGAIYIESTIVNITIEEFLNPPKLELLNELLPCEPNKTHPNHEVLPQLVIQANTFKCGGIAVAMCNLHTLLDASSCITFLKTWFAISRGSTEEISFPDFSSAPSLFPPRVNTSGLMRSGVLNLGRNIEIETLCTTRRFLFDFKAMNELISKAALGNNGRMMNTNPTRYQAVSSFICKHMIMSCTKEEQDKNRPVVVLHVVDMRRRMGEPFTQNSIGNLLWPAVMLCENVKKDTEISELVKVSKGGIGKVTKELLVRVQKDEGFWWSDECGKLMLEEVVNKDPVSFLFTSWCDMGFKELDFGLGKPLWLAQKGGNSETIPNTVVFMDTKDGMEAWISMRPQHIATLENDVDFLKFALLNPSVSILLK; via the exons ATGGAAATTAAGATAACATGTAGAGAAAGCATTAAACCATCATTACCCACTCTTGAAGAACACAAAAAGCACAAACTATGTTTATTCGATGTGTATCAACTTAACACCTATTTTCCACTAATCCTATTTTACCACAAAGGATCTTCAGACATTTTAACACAATTGAAGAAATCACTATCCGAGGCACTAACAATTTTCTACCCTCTTGCAG GTAGAAAGAGTAGTGATGATCCATTTTCAATTAATTGCAATGATGAAGGTGCAATCTACATAGAATCCACAATAGTGAACATCACCATTGAAGAGTTCCTCAACCCACCAAAACTAGAATTGCTTAACGAATTGCTTCCTTGTGAGCCAAACAAGACTCACCCTAACCATGAAGTGTTGCCACAGTTAGTGATCCAAGCCAACACTTTTAAGTGTGGCGGAATAGCTGTTGCAATGTGCAATCTTCACACACTCTTGGATGCTTCTTCTTGCATCACTTTCTTGAAGACTTGGTTTGCCATTTCTAGAGGGTCAACGGAAGAGATATCGTTTCCTGATTTCTCTTCCGCGCCTTCTCTGTTCCCGCCGAGGGTGAACACCTCTGGACTGATGCGTTCGGGGGTGCTCAACCTCGGCAGGAACATAGAAATTGAAACACTCTGCACCACAAGAAGATTCTTGTTTGATTTCAAAGCCATGAATGAGCTCATATCCAAGGCTGCATTAGGAAATAATGGAAGAATGATGAACACAAACCCTACAAGGTACCAAGCAGTGTCATCATTCATATGCAAACACATGATTATGTCATGCACGAAAGAAGAACAAGACAAGAATAGGCCAGTGGTAGTGCTGCATGTTGTGGACATGAGGAGAAGAATGGGAGAACCGTTCACACAAAACTCCATTGGGAACTTGCTGTGGCCAGCAGTGATGCTATGTGAGAATGTGAAGAAGGACACTGAGATAAGTGAATTGGTAAAGGTGTCAAAGGGTGGAATTGGGAAAGTGACAAAGGAATTGCTGGTGAGAGTTCAAAAGGATGAAGGGTTTTGGTGGAGTGATGAGTGTGGCAAGTTGATGCTTGAAGAGGTGGTGAACAAAGATCCGGTGTCGTTTTTGTTCACAAGTTGGTGTGATATGGGATTCAAAGAGTTGGATTTTGGGTTGGGAAAACCTTTGTGGTTGGCTCAGAAAGGTGGCAATAGTGAAACAATTCCAAACACAGTGGTTTTCATGGACACAAAGGATGGAATGGAAGCATGGATCTCAATGAGACCCCAACACATTGCTACATTGGAAAATGATGTGGATTTTCTCAAATTTGCTCTGCTTAATCCTTCTGTTTCAATTCTATTAAAGTAA
- the LOC112752025 gene encoding protein ENHANCED DISEASE RESISTANCE 2-like, which produces MGGGAQIENGGMEGWLYLFTYNRLGYQVSRKRYFILKENLLSSFKNQPLSVVKEPNRSAIIDSSVRVNDNGRESINKKVFFIFTVYNASNQRDKLKLGASSSEEAAKWIRSLQDAAMKEPPNLLASPLPKKSSLRKGGSKRPDWVKFSFDWQSWIYSEAMTSDVIDHSPWQIFGCYNGLRMFKEANPRRGWGDIPVMMGVGVVDASSEAIFHTLMSLGPSRSEWDFCVYQGNVVDHIDGHSDIIHLQMYNDFLPWGIKPRDMLLRRYWRREDDGTYVILLHSVHHKKCPQNSNFVRASLKSGGYVVTPVNKGKQSVVKHMLAIDWKLWKLYLRPTASRSLTIRMLERIAALREMFKSKGEGESVENIAADIGIPATPANEKEDNEVKTGDNSSKKVVDLMEVEDDAPKEGTRRTSLVGLHESADEFFDVPEPIDQDHLDNDWQFDNQTSQSPFHPKLPTPAGLVKKLQGLAVQKKGYMEIPEVALETDEPAYGTTLQKDLTCDSPCSWAESDPSLYLIRGPTYLTDNQKVKAIGSLMQLVGVDWLRSGVREDNLSSRPSSIVQKYAAAGGSEFFFVINIQLPGNPLYSAALYYMMRTPLEDNYLLHNFVEGDDAYRNSRFKLIPYISKGSWVVKQSVGKKACLLGQALEVKYIRGKNYLELDINVGSSTVARGVVNLVLGYLNNLVIEMAFLIQGNTQEELPEILIGTCRLNHLDSSKAFMVKQ; this is translated from the exons ATGGGTGGTGGCGCTCAAATTGAAAATGGTGGCATGGAAGGGTGGCTCTATCTTTTCACGTACAATAGGCTTGGCTATCAAGTCTCACGTAAGAGATACTTCATTCTCAAAGAAAATCTTCTTAGTAGCTTCAAAAACCAGCCCCTCTCCGTCGTCAAG GAGCCAAATAGAAGTGCAATTATAGACTCCAGCGTTCGTGTTAATGACAATGGAAGAGAGAGCATCAACAAAAAG GTGTTCTTCATCTTCACAGTATATAATGCTTCAAACCAAAGGGATAAGCTTAAG TTGGGAGCAAGTAGTTCAGAAGAAGCTGCAAAATGGATTCGTTCATTGCAGGATGCTGCTATGAAG GAGCCTCCAAATCTGCTGGCTTCTCCTTTGCCAAAAAAATCATCTCTAAG AAAGGGCGGTTCAAAAAGGCCAGATTGGGTGAAATTCTCATTTGACTGGCAATCATGGATATACAGTGAAGCAATGACCTCTGATGTTATTGATCATTCACCATGGCAGATTTTTGGTTGCTACAATG GACTAAGGATGTTCAAAGAGGCAAATCCTCGTAGAGGT TGGGGTGATATACCTGTAATGATGGGAGTGGGTGTGGTTGATGCAAGTTCAGAAGCTATTTTCCACACTCTTATGTCTCTTGGTCCTTCAAGATCAGA ATGGGACTTTTGTGTATACCAGGGCAATGTGGTTGATCACATTGATGGTCACAGTGATATTATTCACCTTCAGATGTATAATGATTTTCTACCATG GGGAATTAAACCACGAGATATGCTGTTAAGAAGGTATTGGAGAAGAGAGGATGATGGCACATATG TGATATTGCTCCATTCTGTTCATCATAAAAAGTGTCCACAAAATAGTAACTTCGTCCGTGCATCCCTTAAAA GTGGAGGATATGTAGTAACTCCAGTTAACAAAGGAAAGCAATCAGTAGTAAAACACATGCTTGCAATTGATTGGAAGTTATGGAAATTGTATCTGAGGCCTACAGCATCAAGATCCTTGACCATTAGAATGCTAGAGAGAATTGCAGCACTGAGAGAGATGTTCAAATCAAAAGGGGAGGGAGAAAGTGTAGAAAATATTGCAGCAGATATAGGGATACCAGCAACTCCAGCAAATGAGAAGGAGGATAATGAAGTAAAGACAGGAGATAATAGCAGCAAAAAGGTAGTGGACCTTATGGAAGTGGAAGATGATGCTCCCAAAGAGGGTACAAGGAGAACAAGTTTGGTTGGGTTGCATGAGTCAGCTGATGAGTTCTTTGATGTTCCAGAGCCTATTGACCAAGATCATCTTGACAATGACTGGCAATTTGACAATCAAACTTCTCAG TCTCCATTTCACCCCAAGTTACCAACACCTGCTGgtttggtgaaaaagctgcaggGCCTTGCAG TTCAGAAAAAAGGGTATATGGAAATACCAGAGGTAGCATTGGAGACAGATGAGCCAGCTTATGGAACTACTCTTCAAAAAGATTTAACTTGTGATTCACCATGCAGTTGGGCTGAATCTGATCCATCTTTGTATTTGATTCGCGGCCCAACTTATTTGACAGATAATCAAAAG GTCAAGGCAATAGGCTCCTTGATGCAACTTGTCGGCGTGGATTGGCTCCGATCCGGTGTGAGAGAAGATAATCTAAGTAGTCGGCCTAGTAGCATAGTTCAAAAATATGCAGCAGCAGGTGGTTCAGAATTCTTTTTTGTTATCAACATACAA TTGCCAGGGAATCCATTGTATTCTGCTGCACTCTATTACATGATGAGAACTCCATTGGAAGACAATTATTTACTGCATAATTTTGTTGAAGGAGATGATGCCTACAGGAATTCAAGATTTAAGTTGATACCATACATTTCTAAG GGATCATGGGTAGTGAAGCAAAGTGTTGGAAAGAAAGCATGTTTGTTGGGGCAAGCGCTAGAAGTAAAATATATACGTGGGAAGAACTATTTAGAG cttGATATCAATGTTGGATCTTCAACAGTTGCAAGGGGAGTTGTAAACCTTGTTCTTGGATACCTTAACAATTTGGTCATAGAAATGGCATTTTTAATACAG GGGAACACACAAGAGGAGCTCCCAGAGATACTTATTGGAACATGTAGACTCAATCATTTGGATTCATCGAAAGCATTTATGGTCAAACAATAA